ATTAAGGTTGCCGCCGACATAAACATTCCCGTCTACCACAGTGCCGCTCGAAATATTCAAAGGCCCAGGATATACAATATCACCAGTTATATTGGCAGTACCTATAAACAAACCTTGTGACCCAGTTATATAGATGATGTTGTGCAGCGGGCTTAAAGTGGGGGTATCTTCAGGTGCAGCCAGATTGACATTGACAGTGCCCACCGCCGTATGGGAAGCACCGTAGGCAGGATAATAACCCCTCCCAGTTACTTTGAGTTTTTTCCCAGATTTGCGGAGCGTAATCTCATAATTCCCGCCGCCGCTCATTGTCCCCATCTCAGAGGTATAGTCCTTGTCATCCTGCAGTGAAGCAACATACTCTCTAAAAGAAGCGTCGTTTTTATCGTTCAGTTTTGCTATCACGGCATCCACTGCCGAGCGGGCAGTGAAATATGCCTGCTGGGCATTCAGGTTCTTCTCGGAAACAATGTTTGCTGTAAGCAGTAAAGTAATAAGGGCGGCTGCCAGTATTGACGCCACGGCGGACATAACGGCAACCATAATTAGCGTGCTGCCGCTGTTATGGCGTTTCATGCAAAACCCTCCTTATCTTTACACTCCGCAAAAACTAACTTCAACCAAGATTTAACACAAAACCGTCTATGTAGAAAATATATTTGCTTCTCACATAATGTCCTGCTGTCCTGACGGAGCGGGCAGCTCCCATTTGAAAGTATCGTCGTCCGTTAATTTTTCCGCTCCATAACATTCAAGCTTTATATTAATTGTCAGATTATCTTCTTTCCCAGAGAAATCAAAGGAATTTACGACTATATATTTCTTTGTGTCCTTTATCGCATCCAGAAAGTATTTTACGTTTTGATAGCTGCCAGCAGCAGTCAACTTAACGGTCACCATCTCAGCGTCGTTTGATTGCTCTGACGATGACTTAGACGGCTTTGAAGATGAGGCATTAGCGTTGGCAATTTGGGACGGTGTTGCAGTGCCTTTTGCAATTTCGGCATAGGTTTTGAGATTATATTCTATTTCGCTTGAAGTAGAAGAGTTGTCAGTCTTGCCCCCGCCGTCTTTAGAAAGGGGAACGCCGGGATTTGCGGCCACTGGATCCGATATCTCGACAGAATTTACAGTAAGGCCGCTGCCTTTCGCGATGTTTACAAGCCATACGTTAAGGGATGGTTTGTCAATCGGGGGCAGAAGCGGTGAGGCCACAGCATTTGTTTCGTCATACTCATTTTTGAGTTGTTCCTCAATGCCCTTTGCGTCGGCCTGCTGAATTTTTACCGTATTTACATCCATACTGGATTCTGCCAATTTAGCGGCATTGATGGTATACTCGTCCGCCGCAGGCAAAATCAGAAACTTAAATCCTAATAGGACTATCGCTGTAATGGCCGCTGTCAAAATTAAGATCTTTTCTCTCCTGCTCAGGTTAATATTCATTTCTCTGAGTCCCCTTTGAGAGATATCATGACGGAAAAAGTAAAGCGGCTGTTTTCATTAGACTTAAAAATCTTGGAATAGTTCACGCTGCTGAATCTGCCGCTTTCTTCAAGCGCATGTGCAAACTTCGCTGCGGACAGGCTGTCATTGGAGGAACACTGTATCGTAAGAGTACCCTCGCTATAGCTCATGGCATCTGCTGATGTATCTTCGGGCAGCTTAGACGCTATGAAGGCCAGCAGTTCCGAGTCGGGTTGTGGCAAAGAGTCAAAACCTTCTGAAACGCGCTGCGCTGCCTGCTTATATGAACTTATAGCCGATAACTTTGTTTTTGCATTTTGAATTTGTTTTTTGAATTCTAAAATTTCGCTGCTTTTAAGATAACTTTGATTTGCATTATCCGCAGATACTGCCCTTAAGTTTAATATCTTTATACCGCCGAAAACAGCAAGTACCACGGCAAGGCTTGCGACAAGGAGAATAACTGCAACTTTATTGAAAGTTCTCGACTCACCCTCAGACTGTGGCATGCGGTAAACCGAAAAGAAATTAATGTCTCTTCGCATTTTTTCCTCCTATTTGAGCCTTATCAAGGCACCCATGGCGTTAAGATATTTATAAAGCATTCTATTATCGTTGATTTTTACCTTGGAAATACTTTTGACAACTTCCGCCGGGCAGGTGATGTTTTGGGCGATACACATATCAATCCCTTTTATTCCAGCAAGCCCGCCATAAAGATATACGCAGGAAACAGGCATGGTTGAGTCCCTCATCAGCTGGAACTGAATCATCTTTTGCAGTTCATCTGCAATCCGGCCTGTGTACTGCCTTACCGCCTCTGCGAGAATGGTGTCACGCTCAAGCATCTGCGGAGTGACGTCAAGCAGCCCGTATGAAATGCCTCCGGCGTTCTGATTAATGCTGTTTTCCGCCCCATTGTCAAACTCTGTTTCCATATTGCTTACGTCGTTTTGCCTTCCATAGCCAAGGCTGTCGGCAATCATCAGAAATTCACTCGCCGACACCGGTGCAATCCGGGAAAATGCGCGCTCATCACCGTTAAAAAGGTGTATCTCAATATAATCGCGTTCAATTTCCGCAAAAAGGGTGGACCGCCCCTTCAATTCTCTTCCGTTTACGCAAGCACCTCTAAGCAGCTTCTGAATGGAGTTGGGATGAATATCAAGCGCCGACGGCCTCAGCCGTGCACTTCTAAACATGGAATGAAAGCTCTCAACTGTTTCCCTTTCGACTGCGTAGGCCCATACTTCTACAGGAGCTGTCTTGCTCTGGGGAGGGGTTATATATGTATAATCAAATAAATATTCGGAAGGGTCGCCGACCGCTTGGGACATCTGATTCCTCACCATACCTGCAATTTCAGAGCGTTTCCCGGGAGGCAGGGTAAGTCTTTTTGAAATAGCCCCGCTGCTTATAAATGTGGCTACAGCAGACATTACCTTAAAGCTGTGAGCGCTCATCAGCCTGCTTATTTTTGCCTTTAGGGCAGATTGGTTTTTGATAACGCCGTCTTCTACCGTCCCTTCAGGCAGTACGATTTCGTAGCAGTTATTTACCTCGACACTGCCCGGCGTAGCGCTGCCTTCGGCGATATATACACTGTCTCCGTTCACATCTATGGCTATGAGCATATACATCTCCCCGCTTTCGCTGTCATTCCGAACCGAATTTACGAGCCACCGACGGTATTGTATAGTGTAAAAACAGGAAGAATTATCGAAATTATAATGAACCCTACAATAACAGCCAGAAATATAATCATAATTGGTTCTATCAGCGATATCAGCTTTTGTATGGCGGCGGCTGATTCCTCGTCATAAAATGCTGATGTCTTTTTTAAAATCTCATCAAGATTTCCGCTCTCTTCACCAACTCCCAGCATTGAGGCGAGCATCGGCGGAAAAACTTCGACCTTTTTGACCGCCTTGGAAAGTGATACGCCGCGTCTGACTTCATTCTCTACTTCGTGTACCTGATCCTCTATATATTTGTTTCCGATAACAGTGCTGACAATTTCCAGAGACTGGACAATCGGCATGCCGCTGCTGAAAAGCGACGCGAGTGTGCGGGCAAAACGCGACGCAGATATGATACACAGAAGTTTGCCGGCAACCGGCATCCTTACCTTTAGCTTGTCCCACCACAGCCGGCCGCTGTCGGTTTTTAATATGTAATGCACCGCTAAAACTATTCCGGCAATGACTAATAAAATTATGTACCAATGCCTTATAATTCCGTTGCTTATAGCAATCAGAATTTTTGTCGGAATAGGCAAATTGCCGCCAAGTTCAGCAAATAAATTTGAGAACCGCGGCAAAATGAAAGTAAGCATAAATATCAGGACTACAATTATCATTATTGAAAGTATTAATGGATAAATGAGTGCCTGTGTTACCTTGTTTTTCATCTGGCTGTCTTTTTCATACTGGTCAGCCATGCGTTCCATTACACTGTCAAGCGAACCGTCTGCTTCTCCGGATTCAACCATGCTTAAAAAAAGTGGAGGGAATGTGCCATTTTGTGCTTTCATCGCCTTTGAAAGTGAGTCGCCTTTCTGAACCGCCTCATATACACCGAGAATAACCGATTTCAAATGTTTTGTGTGGGTCTGCTTATAAAGTACGTCCAGACATTTTATTACGGTAAGGCCGGAACTGAGCATCGTGGCAAACTGGCGTGAAAAGATAGCCAGCTCTTTTAACTTTAGTTTCTTTTTGGAAAGATTTATATCTTTTGACGACCCTCCGGCTTCCCGAACAGAAACACAAAATTGATTGCGCTCACTCAGAATGTGGTAAAATGCATCAAGGTTTTCAGCTTCAATTGTTCCGGTGTAGCGTTTTCCGCTCATATCTTTTGATTTAAATTGGTATTTAGGCACAAGCACTCACTTCCTTCCAGAGGCTTCAAGCACAAAATCCCAATTCGCTTTATGCTAAAAAAACCCATCACATTGTAAAATGCGACGGGTCAAGATTTGCAAAATTATGTCAAGATAGTAATGTTTTGATATTGTTTTAAAATTTAAATAAATATCGTTTATTTTTGTTTACACTTTATAGTATAATCATTTGCAATATTATGTCAACAGTTTTCCTACAATTGATAATTTTTTCATATATGCCTTATCTCTGTAAATTTTCGTCGAAATAAAACTTTTAACTTGACTTTTGTCATTTGCAGTAACAAAAGGCGGCAGATAACTGTAGTTTATCTGCCGCCTGTAATATTTTACAAACTGCCGTTTATGTTTTTTACTTATATGATGTAATTTGTCCATGCCGTCATTACATATTTTTGACTGTAATGTAAATAAGAGCGGAGGCATGGTTATGAAGGTAATTATAGTAAAAAAGAAGTCGCTTATAGCGGGAGCTCTTATTATCTGTTTTGCCATAGTCTTCATTGCGGCGGTCACAAGACTTATACCAGCGGCCGCTGAAGCGGTGGCAGCACAGTCCAGAAAACTCCCCATCTACAGTGTTGACAAAAATGAAAAAGTGGTAAGCCTCACCTTCGACGCGGCGTGGGGTAATGAGGATACGCAAACACTTATTGATATCCTAAATAAGTACAAGGTACACGCTACCTTCTTCGTTGTGGGCCAATGGGTGGATAAATACCCCGAGTCTGTAAAAGCGCTGTCAGACGCCGGCAACGAGGTTATGAACCATTCCAATACCCATCCCCATATGCCGAACCTGTCGCGCGCCGAAATGATTAATCAGATCAATGCATGCGATGAAAAGATTGAAAAAATCACCGGAAAACGCCCCATCTTATTCAGGGCGCCCTTCGGTGACTATAACAACGCGCTCATTGAAACAGTGAGCGAAATTAACCACTATTGTATACAATGGGACGTGGACAGCTTGGACTGGCGTGGTTATGACGCAGAGACTATCAAAAACCGCGTACTTAAAAATGTCCGTCCCGGTTCAATTGTTCTGTTCCACAATGCCGCCCTGCATACGCCGGAAGCGCTGCCCGGCATAATCGAGAGCCTCCAACAGCAGGGGTACAAAATCGTCCCGGTATCGGAGCTCATTTATAAGGATAATTATACGATAGACGTAGCCGGCAGGCAGCACAGCAACAATGCCCCATCAAGCGGGGCGCCGTCCAGCCGCCCGATACCGGTCAAGCCAACGACATATCCGTATTAAATGTTTAAACCGCCGAAAATATAAAAGCAGAACCTATACGCTCAGCTTATTCTGTTGGACTTATATATATCCGTCTGGCTCAATCCTGTCCTATATTTAATTTTGAAAACCTGAGAAGTGAATCAACAGTTGACTCAAGGTCAGACTTGCTCCTTTTTCTTGCCTGTTCAAACGGGAGCGCCACCCTGTTTATACTGAATATCGAATTTACACCCATATCATAAATACCGTCAATATCGTCACCGATATCGCCGACTATCGCAACAACCGGGATTCCCTGTTTCTTTGCCCTTCTCGCCACGCCTACAACAACTTTGCCCCTAAGGCTCTGACCGTCTATCTTCCCTTCACCGGTGAAAATAACGTCAGCATCCTCGATAAGCTTATCAAAGTTCACTGTGTCAAGCACGACCTGTATACCCATTTTCAGCTCAGCGTTGCAAAAAGCAAGCATACCGGCGCCCATGGCCCCAGCCGCGCCGGCTCCGGGAACATTCGAAACATGAACCCCTAAATCGGATTCAATTACATCGGAAAGGTGCATAAGGCCGTTATCAAGTTCCTTTACCATTTTCTCATCTGCGCCCTTCTGCGGTGCAAAGACGAATGCCGCCCCGCTGCTCCCATACATCACATTATCTATATCACACATTGCTGTGATTGATACGCCGTCGAGAATGTTCGCCTTGCCGGAAATATCTATTTTGGCTATATCCTTTAAAGTCCCGCCAACCGGCACAAACTCTTCATTTTTATCATTAAAGAATTTTACTCCAAGTGCTGCCGCTGCTCCTGTACCGCCGTCGTTAGTACAGCTACCGCCAAGGCCCAGAATAATTTTTTTGCAGCCGTTGCTGGCCGCGTGCAGTATCATCTGACCAACACCGTATGTTGTAGTTTTCATCGGATTTTCTCTGCCCTCGACAAGAGGAAGCCCTGCGCATGACGCCATTTCAATAACGGCGGTATCCTGGTCTATTATACCGTAATATGCTCTGATATTCTCAAAATAAGGGCCTTTAACGTCAACATAAACCTTTTTGCCTCCGACGGCGGTCAAAAAACAGTCAACGCTGCCCTCCCCGCCATCGGCAACGGGGACAGAAACTATGTTGCAGTCCGGGTAATATTTTTTGACGGTTCTGCCTATAATGTCGCAAATTTCTTTTGAAGACATGGTTCCTTTAAAGGAATCAGGAATGATTACCACTTTTTTCATAGTTCTCCTCCGTTCAATATATCGGCCATACCGCTAAAAATTTCAGCAGTCAGCACGTTGATGCGCGGCTGACTGCTGGAAATTAAGCAACCGGGGTTTGCAAAGCGGTTGCGTTATTTTTTGACCTCAATGCCGGCCAGCTTTTCATAAAACTGG
This DNA window, taken from [Clostridium] cellulosi, encodes the following:
- a CDS encoding hypothetical protein (Family membership), which produces MNINLSRREKILILTAAITAIVLLGFKFLILPAADEYTINAAKLAESSMDVNTVKIQQADAKGIEEQLKNEYDETNAVASPLLPPIDKPSLNVWLVNIAKGSGLTVNSVEISDPVAANPGVPLSKDGGGKTDNSSTSSEIEYNLKTYAEIAKGTATPSQIANANASSSKPSKSSSEQSNDAEMVTVKLTAAGSYQNVKYFLDAIKDTKKYIVVNSFDFSGKEDNLTINIKLECYGAEKLTDDDTFKWELPAPSGQQDIM
- a CDS encoding hypothetical protein (Family membership), producing the protein MRRDINFFSVYRMPQSEGESRTFNKVAVILLVASLAVVLAVFGGIKILNLRAVSADNANQSYLKSSEILEFKKQIQNAKTKLSAISSYKQAAQRVSEGFDSLPQPDSELLAFIASKLPEDTSADAMSYSEGTLTIQCSSNDSLSAAKFAHALEESGRFSSVNYSKIFKSNENSRFTFSVMISLKGDSEK
- a CDS encoding hypothetical protein (High confidence in function and specificity) — encoded protein: MLIAIDVNGDSVYIAEGSATPGSVEVNNCYEIVLPEGTVEDGVIKNQSALKAKISRLMSAHSFKVMSAVATFISSGAISKRLTLPPGKRSEIAGMVRNQMSQAVGDPSEYLFDYTYITPPQSKTAPVEVWAYAVERETVESFHSMFRSARLRPSALDIHPNSIQKLLRGACVNGRELKGRSTLFAEIERDYIEIHLFNGDERAFSRIAPVSASEFLMIADSLGYGRQNDVSNMETEFDNGAENSINQNAGGISYGLLDVTPQMLERDTILAEAVRQYTGRIADELQKMIQFQLMRDSTMPVSCVYLYGGLAGIKGIDMCIAQNITCPAEVVKSISKVKINDNRMLYKYLNAMGALIRLK
- a CDS encoding Type II secretion system F domain (High confidence in function and specificity); the encoded protein is MLVPKYQFKSKDMSGKRYTGTIEAENLDAFYHILSERNQFCVSVREAGGSSKDINLSKKKLKLKELAIFSRQFATMLSSGLTVIKCLDVLYKQTHTKHLKSVILGVYEAVQKGDSLSKAMKAQNGTFPPLFLSMVESGEADGSLDSVMERMADQYEKDSQMKNKVTQALIYPLILSIMIIVVLIFMLTFILPRFSNLFAELGGNLPIPTKILIAISNGIIRHWYIILLVIAGIVLAVHYILKTDSGRLWWDKLKVRMPVAGKLLCIISASRFARTLASLFSSGMPIVQSLEIVSTVIGNKYIEDQVHEVENEVRRGVSLSKAVKKVEVFPPMLASMLGVGEESGNLDEILKKTSAFYDEESAAAIQKLISLIEPIMIIFLAVIVGFIIISIILPVFTLYNTVGGS
- a CDS encoding polysaccharide deacetylase (High confidence in function and specificity); the encoded protein is MKVIIVKKKSLIAGALIICFAIVFIAAVTRLIPAAAEAVAAQSRKLPIYSVDKNEKVVSLTFDAAWGNEDTQTLIDILNKYKVHATFFVVGQWVDKYPESVKALSDAGNEVMNHSNTHPHMPNLSRAEMINQINACDEKIEKITGKRPILFRAPFGDYNNALIETVSEINHYCIQWDVDSLDWRGYDAETIKNRVLKNVRPGSIVLFHNAALHTPEALPGIIESLQQQGYKIVPVSELIYKDNYTIDVAGRQHSNNAPSSGAPSSRPIPVKPTTYPY
- a CDS encoding glycerate kinase (High confidence in function and specificity); translation: MKKVVIIPDSFKGTMSSKEICDIIGRTVKKYYPDCNIVSVPVADGGEGSVDCFLTAVGGKKVYVDVKGPYFENIRAYYGIIDQDTAVIEMASCAGLPLVEGRENPMKTTTYGVGQMILHAASNGCKKIILGLGGSCTNDGGTGAAAALGVKFFNDKNEEFVPVGGTLKDIAKIDISGKANILDGVSITAMCDIDNVMYGSSGAAFVFAPQKGADEKMVKELDNGLMHLSDVIESDLGVHVSNVPGAGAAGAMGAGMLAFCNAELKMGIQVVLDTVNFDKLIEDADVIFTGEGKIDGQSLRGKVVVGVARRAKKQGIPVVAIVGDIGDDIDGIYDMGVNSIFSINRVALPFEQARKRSKSDLESTVDSLLRFSKLNIGQD